The genomic segment TTTGCTCATTCTCTCTCCCATCAGTTACTGACAACAACTGTATGGTTCTTCCTAGACAGATGATTGCCCAAAATGGTGCCGACGAAACTGCCAGCGCGTCCTGCTGTCGGCCCAAGGACTACCCCTTCCACTGCCTGAGCGTCCGCCGCAGTTTTGAAACGCACTGATGTGTCGAGGTCGTAATCGGGGAATTCAGCAGTCAGTTGCCAGTATCCATCAATCCAACCAGGCTTCGCATTGCTTTGCGCCTTGATTCTGGGAACGGAGGGGATAGCGAGAATGAGAAGACAGCCTACGAGGCATTGGAAGATAAATGACTTCCCGCCGGGATTAGTGGCACGAGGCAAATAGGATTCGTTCATCCTGTCATTTCCTTTCGAGATTAGTGCCAAGACGGCTTCCAAGGCGGTTGAAAAAAGACCGCAAACCGTTCCGCAATTATATCCTTTGATTTCATGGTTTAGATGTTTTGATCTGCTGCCGGGTTCAATCGGAGCGGGTAGCGGTTGGTAAACGGATCACTCGTACATTCCACAATCCGAAGCGGTGTGTGGCGATGGCTCGGGCCACGTTCCGGCAGCGCCCTCCCACACGCGGGATCCGGGCGCCCGCTTCTGACCGCTGCCGCCGCCCGGAGCTTCTACATCAACCCCAACGGCTGGGGCTCGATGTCTCCACCATCGCAGCCCATCGCCGGGCGGCCTGTGCCCTTGAGCGATTCCTTAAGAATCATAGCCGGGGCCGCCAGGCGACCCGCACTCTTTCCACAGCTTTTCCCAATTCCAGATCCCGTACGCCACCTCGTTCGGCAACGGGAATCCGAGCTGATGCGCGAGCATACACACCTGCCCGCGATGGTGGGCTTCGTGAGAAAGCATGTAGCACAGCATTTCCAGGCCAACCGGCCAAGGCGAAGCCCATCCGTCTCTGCGAAACTTCTCGACGCGGCCCCCACAACCGCCGAGCGCTTCAGCGAGCATCTCCGCGCAGCGAGCGGCGCTCTCGGCCAATCCCGCACGGGCCTGCTGCGGCGTGCAGTGCGCGCGGTTGAGCAGTCGTGGAACCTTCAAGTGCGGAGCTGTAAGCCTGACCCACTTGGAGCGGACATTGTGAATGTGCGTGAAGATCGCCGCAATGGTGCGGGCCTTGCCGGGCGGTTTGGCTCTCCAGGCCGTAGGGTCGAGATGTTCGATAAGAATCTGGTTCATGCGATCATTGGCGGCAAAGATCTGGACTGCGGCTTGGCCGAGTTGAGTG from the Terriglobia bacterium genome contains:
- a CDS encoding DinB family protein, whose protein sequence is MTTRQHKVHTQLGQAAVQIFAANDRMNQILIEHLDPTAWRAKPPGKARTIAAIFTHIHNVRSKWVRLTAPHLKVPRLLNRAHCTPQQARAGLAESAARCAEMLAEALGGCGGRVEKFRRDGWASPWPVGLEMLCYMLSHEAHHRGQVCMLAHQLGFPLPNEVAYGIWNWEKLWKECGSPGGPGYDS